One Panicum virgatum strain AP13 chromosome 9K, P.virgatum_v5, whole genome shotgun sequence genomic region harbors:
- the LOC120650759 gene encoding arginase 1, mitochondrial isoform X2, producing MGGAAAGTKWIHHIQRLSAAKVSTEAVERGQSRVIDASLTLIRERAKLKAELLRALGGVKASASLLGVPLGHNSSFLQGPAFAPPRIREAIWCGSTNSSTEEGKELNDPRVLTDVGDVPIQEIRDCGVEDDRLMHVISESVKTVMEEEPLRPLVLGGDHSISYPVVRAVSEKLGGPVDILHLDAHPDIYDCFEGNTYSHASSFARIMEGGYARRLLQVGLRSITKEGRDQGKRFGVEQYEMRTFSKDREKLENLKLGEGVKGVYVSVDVDCLDPAFAPGVSHIEPGGLSFRDVLNILQNLQGDVVAADVVEFNPQRDTVDGMTAMVAAKLVRELTAKISK from the exons atgggcggcgcggcggcggggaccaAGTGGATCCACCACATCCAGCGCCTCAGCGCGGCCAAGGTGTCAacggaggcggtggagcgggggCAGAGCCGGGTCATCGACGCCTCCCTCACCCTCATCCGTGAGCGGGCAAAGCTCAAG GCAGAGTTGCTGCGTGCTCTGGGTGGCGTGAAAGCTTCAGCGTCACTTTTAGGGGTCCCTCTTGGTCACAACTCATCCTTTCTACAAGGCCCTGCATTTGCTCCTCCCCGCATAAGGGAGGCCATTTGGTGTGGAAGCACAAACTCTAGCACAGAAGAAG GCAAAGAATTGAATGATCCTCGGGTGCTAACTGATGTTGGTGATGTCCCCATTCAAGAGATCCGTGACTGTGGTGTCGAAGATGACAGATTGATGCATGTAATTAGTGAGTCTGTCAAAACAGTGATGGAGGAG GAGCCTCTTCGACCGTTGGTGTTAGGAGGCGATCACTCAATATCCTATCCAGTGGTTAGAGCTGTGTCTGAAAAGCTTGGAGGACCTGTTGACATTCTTCATCTTGACGCACATCCAGATATCTATgattgttttgaaggaaacacttatTCACATGCCTCTTCATTTGCTAGAATAATGGAAGGTGGTTATGCCAGGAGACTTCTACAG GTTGGATTAAGATCGATTACGAAAGAAGGACGTGACCAAGGGAAGAGATTTGGCGTGGAACAGTATGAGATGCGGACCTTCTCAAAGGACCGCGAGAAGCTTGAGAATCTG AAACTTGGGGAAGGTGTAAAAGGAGTGTATGTGTCAGTTGATGTGGACTGCCTTGACCCGGCGTTTGCTCCTGGTGTCTCTCATATTGAGCCCGGGGGGCTCTCATTTCGCGACGTGCTCAACATCCTCCAGAATCTGCAGGGCGATGTTGTTGCCGCCGATGTGGTGGAGTTCAACCCGCAGCGCGACACGGTGGACGGGATGACAGCTATGGTTGCCGCGAAGCTGGTCCGGGAGCTCACTGCTAAGATCTCCAAGTGA
- the LOC120650760 gene encoding uncharacterized protein LOC120650760 isoform X3, with product MAPESCHLIRSACLPLRMSSLSTRGSIHLRALALDPCGSKASIASFLTPGAGGFLLTSSSGTLWRSTGPGTQDQTDVEQLRRVSVFSDESLLIPPHGARVGSQPSSGG from the exons ATGGCGCCGGAGTCCTGCCACCTGATCCGCTCGGCCTGCCTTCCACTCCGCATGAGCTCCCTCAGCACACGCGGGAGCATCCATCTCCGTGCCCTTGCGCTGGACCCGTGTGGCAGCAAGGCGTCGATTGCGAGTTTCCTcacgcccggcgccggcggcttccTCCTCACCTCGAGCAGTGGAACGCTTTGGAGATCCACCGGCCCAGGTACACAAG ATCAGACCGACGTGGAGCAGCTCAGAAGAGTTTCAGTTTTTTCAGATGAATCGCTGCTGATTCCCCCGCATGGTGCAAG GGTTGGTTCTCAACCGAGCAGTGGGGGGTGA
- the LOC120650760 gene encoding uncharacterized protein LOC120650760 isoform X2: MAPESCHLIRSACLPLRMSSLSTRGSIHLRALALDPCGSKASIASFLTPGAGGFLLTSSSGTLWRSTGPDQTDVEQLRRVSVFSDESLLIPPHGARCHLPSPLLDNFYHRCRCFVQGWFSTEQWGVTPHPHASMIFSPITPGYQCRGTLP; the protein is encoded by the exons ATGGCGCCGGAGTCCTGCCACCTGATCCGCTCGGCCTGCCTTCCACTCCGCATGAGCTCCCTCAGCACACGCGGGAGCATCCATCTCCGTGCCCTTGCGCTGGACCCGTGTGGCAGCAAGGCGTCGATTGCGAGTTTCCTcacgcccggcgccggcggcttccTCCTCACCTCGAGCAGTGGAACGCTTTGGAGATCCACCGGCCCAG ATCAGACCGACGTGGAGCAGCTCAGAAGAGTTTCAGTTTTTTCAGATGAATCGCTGCTGATTCCCCCGCATGGTGCAAGGTGCCATCTACCCTCACCCTTATTGGACAATTTCTATCATAGGTGCCGATGCTTTGTCCAG GGTTGGTTCTCAACCGAGCAGTGGGGGGTGACGCCGCACCCGCACGCTTCCATGATTTTCAGTCCGATCACTCCCGGGTACCAATGCAGGGGCACCCTCCCTTGA
- the LOC120650760 gene encoding uncharacterized protein LOC120650760 isoform X1, with protein MAPESCHLIRSACLPLRMSSLSTRGSIHLRALALDPCGSKASIASFLTPGAGGFLLTSSSGTLWRSTGPGTQDQTDVEQLRRVSVFSDESLLIPPHGARCHLPSPLLDNFYHRCRCFVQGWFSTEQWGVTPHPHASMIFSPITPGYQCRGTLP; from the exons ATGGCGCCGGAGTCCTGCCACCTGATCCGCTCGGCCTGCCTTCCACTCCGCATGAGCTCCCTCAGCACACGCGGGAGCATCCATCTCCGTGCCCTTGCGCTGGACCCGTGTGGCAGCAAGGCGTCGATTGCGAGTTTCCTcacgcccggcgccggcggcttccTCCTCACCTCGAGCAGTGGAACGCTTTGGAGATCCACCGGCCCAGGTACACAAG ATCAGACCGACGTGGAGCAGCTCAGAAGAGTTTCAGTTTTTTCAGATGAATCGCTGCTGATTCCCCCGCATGGTGCAAGGTGCCATCTACCCTCACCCTTATTGGACAATTTCTATCATAGGTGCCGATGCTTTGTCCAG GGTTGGTTCTCAACCGAGCAGTGGGGGGTGACGCCGCACCCGCACGCTTCCATGATTTTCAGTCCGATCACTCCCGGGTACCAATGCAGGGGCACCCTCCCTTGA
- the LOC120648585 gene encoding zinc finger CCCH domain-containing protein 43-like — protein sequence MTDLILLTLQDIPQSGKFKKRSLQNEEDMRIMFGDITNDESDHWNPMSSNPIIPPSRYDVYDIPEDVDGGDEFLNNDGVAGDETINDEEVDQDEEMTPSPSIILGKKRGQGGHDKVKKQRVGRALVIQEAVTKIAENASSFTSITLGQATVQQVMDMVLEYGVGYDTDEHYIATELFVKKDQRETLITLPTNEIIFNWLRRK from the coding sequence ATGACTGATCTAATTTTGTTAACATTACAGGATATTCCACAAAGTGGCAAGTTCAAGAAGAGATCATTACAAAATGAGGAAGACATGAGAATTATGTTCGGTGACATCACTAATGATGAATCTGATCATTGGAATCCTATGAGTTCTAATCCCATCATACCTCCATCTCGATATGATGTTTATGATATTCCAGAAGATGTTGATGGTggggatgagtttttaaacaaTGACGGTGTGGCTGGAGATGAGACCATCAATGACGAGGAGGTTGATCAAGATGAGGAGATGACTCCTTCTCCTTCCATTATTCTAGGAAAGAAAAGAGGTCAAGGTGGACATGACAAAGTGAAGAAACAAAGAGTGGGCAGAGCACTTGTCATTCAGGAAGCAGTGACAAAGATTGCTGAAAATGCCTCTTCTTTTACATCAATAACACTTGGCCAAGCTACTGTCcaacaagtcatggacatggttTTAGAATATGGGGTAGGCTATGATACAGATGAACATTACATTGCAACTGAATTATTTGTCAAGAAGGACCAAAGGGAAACGTTGATCACCCTTCCCACCAATGAGATTATATTCAATTGGCTTAGGAGGAAATAA
- the LOC120650761 gene encoding mitochondrial import inner membrane translocase subunit PAM16 like 2-like, which yields MAGKLVANLIVMGSAVIGRAMLQAYRKALDNANKTGVAHEAINNIRRASKTMTEQEARQILGVSENSSWEEIVQRYDNLFERNAKAGSFYLQSKVHRAKECLETVYQKNKQDEPPT from the exons GCTGGGAAGCTTGTCGCAAACCTGATTGTCATGGGCTCTGCGGTAATAGGAAGAGCTATGCTTCAGGCATATCGTAAAGCGCTTGATA ATGCAAATAAGACTGGTGTGGCCCATGAGGCAATAAATAATATCCGCAGAGCCAGTAAAACAATGACCGAGCAGGAAGCGAGGCAGATACTGGGTGTATCAGAGAATTCATCCTGGGAAGAGATTGTACAG CGGTACGATAACTTATTTGAAAGAAACGCCAAAGCTGGGAGTTTTTACCTCCAATCGAAGGTTCACCGAGCCAAGGAGTGCCTAGAAACTGTGTACCaaaagaacaagcaagatgaacctCCTACTTGA
- the LOC120650759 gene encoding arginase 1, mitochondrial isoform X1: MLFIFAVRLLLPRLFRLLFPCHHSRSIERRGEAQPRSEMGGAAAGTKWIHHIQRLSAAKVSTEAVERGQSRVIDASLTLIRERAKLKAELLRALGGVKASASLLGVPLGHNSSFLQGPAFAPPRIREAIWCGSTNSSTEEGKELNDPRVLTDVGDVPIQEIRDCGVEDDRLMHVISESVKTVMEEEPLRPLVLGGDHSISYPVVRAVSEKLGGPVDILHLDAHPDIYDCFEGNTYSHASSFARIMEGGYARRLLQVGLRSITKEGRDQGKRFGVEQYEMRTFSKDREKLENLKLGEGVKGVYVSVDVDCLDPAFAPGVSHIEPGGLSFRDVLNILQNLQGDVVAADVVEFNPQRDTVDGMTAMVAAKLVRELTAKISK; this comes from the exons ATGCTATTTATCT TTGCGGTACgtctcctccttcctcgcctTTTCCGGCTACTGTTCCCCTGCCACCATTCCCGATCGattgagaggagaggagaggcccAGCCGCGGTCGGagatgggcggcgcggcggcggggaccaAGTGGATCCACCACATCCAGCGCCTCAGCGCGGCCAAGGTGTCAacggaggcggtggagcgggggCAGAGCCGGGTCATCGACGCCTCCCTCACCCTCATCCGTGAGCGGGCAAAGCTCAAG GCAGAGTTGCTGCGTGCTCTGGGTGGCGTGAAAGCTTCAGCGTCACTTTTAGGGGTCCCTCTTGGTCACAACTCATCCTTTCTACAAGGCCCTGCATTTGCTCCTCCCCGCATAAGGGAGGCCATTTGGTGTGGAAGCACAAACTCTAGCACAGAAGAAG GCAAAGAATTGAATGATCCTCGGGTGCTAACTGATGTTGGTGATGTCCCCATTCAAGAGATCCGTGACTGTGGTGTCGAAGATGACAGATTGATGCATGTAATTAGTGAGTCTGTCAAAACAGTGATGGAGGAG GAGCCTCTTCGACCGTTGGTGTTAGGAGGCGATCACTCAATATCCTATCCAGTGGTTAGAGCTGTGTCTGAAAAGCTTGGAGGACCTGTTGACATTCTTCATCTTGACGCACATCCAGATATCTATgattgttttgaaggaaacacttatTCACATGCCTCTTCATTTGCTAGAATAATGGAAGGTGGTTATGCCAGGAGACTTCTACAG GTTGGATTAAGATCGATTACGAAAGAAGGACGTGACCAAGGGAAGAGATTTGGCGTGGAACAGTATGAGATGCGGACCTTCTCAAAGGACCGCGAGAAGCTTGAGAATCTG AAACTTGGGGAAGGTGTAAAAGGAGTGTATGTGTCAGTTGATGTGGACTGCCTTGACCCGGCGTTTGCTCCTGGTGTCTCTCATATTGAGCCCGGGGGGCTCTCATTTCGCGACGTGCTCAACATCCTCCAGAATCTGCAGGGCGATGTTGTTGCCGCCGATGTGGTGGAGTTCAACCCGCAGCGCGACACGGTGGACGGGATGACAGCTATGGTTGCCGCGAAGCTGGTCCGGGAGCTCACTGCTAAGATCTCCAAGTGA
- the LOC120650760 gene encoding uncharacterized protein LOC120650760 isoform X4 — MAPESCHLIRSACLPLRMSSLSTRGSIHLRALALDPCGSKASIASFLTPGAGGFLLTSSSGTLWRSTGPDQTDVEQLRRVSVFSDESLLIPPHGARVGSQPSSGG; from the exons ATGGCGCCGGAGTCCTGCCACCTGATCCGCTCGGCCTGCCTTCCACTCCGCATGAGCTCCCTCAGCACACGCGGGAGCATCCATCTCCGTGCCCTTGCGCTGGACCCGTGTGGCAGCAAGGCGTCGATTGCGAGTTTCCTcacgcccggcgccggcggcttccTCCTCACCTCGAGCAGTGGAACGCTTTGGAGATCCACCGGCCCAG ATCAGACCGACGTGGAGCAGCTCAGAAGAGTTTCAGTTTTTTCAGATGAATCGCTGCTGATTCCCCCGCATGGTGCAAG GGTTGGTTCTCAACCGAGCAGTGGGGGGTGA